One Tachysurus vachellii isolate PV-2020 chromosome 18, HZAU_Pvac_v1, whole genome shotgun sequence DNA segment encodes these proteins:
- the LOC132860697 gene encoding transcription factor SOX-9-like isoform X1 codes for MNLLESYVKMADEQDKCLSDAPSPSMSEDSAASPCESGSGSDTENTRPPSENRLKKDEENENKFPVCIRDAVSQVLKGYDWTLVPMPVRVNGSGKSKPHVKRPMNAFMVWAQAARRKLADQYPHLHNAELSKTLGKLWRLLNEGEKRPFVEEAERLRVQHKKDHPDYKYQPRRRKSVKSGQGEAEDGEHTHISPNAIFKALQRADSPASSMGEVHSPGDHSAGQSQGPPTPPTTPKTDVPSVKSDLKREGRTLPEGTGRQLNIDFRDVDIGELSSDVISNMDGFDVNEFDQYLPTHGAQTYSSSGYSMGQTAGTSGHGWMGKQQPQQQPQQHSLTSLGTAGEQGQAQQRPAHIKTEQLSPSHYSEQSQGSPQHVAYGSFNLQHYTAATSTYPSIARTQYDYSDHQGGAASYYNQGSSLYSTFSYMSPAQRPMYTPVADASGVPNVPQTHSPQWEQQPVYTQLSRP; via the exons ATGAATCTCCTCGAGTCGTACGTGAAGATGGCCGACGAGCAGGACAAATGTCTCTCCGACGCACCGAGTCCGAGCATGTCGGAAGACTCTGCAGCCTCCCCGTGTGAGTCCGGCTCGGGCTCCGACACCGAGAACACGCGGCCGCCGTCCGAGAACAGGCTGAAGAAAGACGAAGAGAATGAAAACAAGTTTCCTGTGTGCATCCGCGACGCCGTGTCACAGGTGCTCAAAGGCTACGACTGGACGCTCGTGCCAATGCCGGTGCGCGTGAACGGTTCGGGGAAAAGCAAGCCGCACGTGAAGAGGCCCATGAACGCGTTTATGGTGTGGGCGCAGGCGGCACGCAGAAAACTGGCTGATCAGTACCCTCACCTTCATAACGCAGAACTCAGCAAAACCCTGGGCAAACTCTGGCG GCTGCTGAATGAAGGGGAGAAGCGGCCGTTTGTGGAGGAGGCTGAGAGATTGCGAGTGCAGCATAAGAAGGATCATCCAGACTACAAATACCAGCCGCGGCGGAGGAAGAGTGTGAAGAGCGGCCAGGGCGAAGCCGAGGATGGCGAGCATACACATATTTCCCCAAACGCAATCTTTAAAGCCCTACAGAGAGCTGACTCTCCAGCATCCAGCATGGGCGAGGTGCATTCACCCGGAGACCACTCAG cAGGTCAGTCTCAGGGCCCTCCAACTCCCCCCACAACTCCCAAAACAGATGTACCTAGTGTGAAATCAGACCTGAAGCGAGAGGGCCGTACGCTTCCAGAGGGCACGGGTCGCCAGCTCAACATTGACTTCCGTGATGTGGACATTGGTGAGCTGAGCAGCGATGTCATCTCCAACATGGATGGATTCGACGTGAACGAATTTGACCAGTACTTGCCGACACATGGAGCCCAGACCTACTCCTCCTCTGGGTATAGCATGGGCCAGACGGCAGGCACCAGCGGGCATGGCTGGATGGGCAAACAGCAGCCTCAGCAGCAGCCTCAGCAGCACTCTCTGACCTCGCTTGGCACAGCTGGAGAACAGGGTCAGGCCCAGCAGCGCCCAGCACACATCAAAACAGAGCAGCTCAGCCCGAGCCACTACAGTGAGCAGAGCCAGGGTTCACCCCAGCATGTGGCGTACGGTTCCTTCAATCTACAACATTACACTGCCGCCACCTCCACGTACCCATCCATTGCTCGCACTCAGTACGATTACAGCGACCATCAGGGAGGTGCTGCCTCCTACTACAACCAGGGTTCAAGCCTCTACTCCACATTTAGCTACATGAGTCCAGCCCAGAGGCCCATGTACACTCCTGTCGCTGATGCTAGTGGTGTTCCAAATGTGCCTCAGACCCACAGTCCCCAGTGGGAGCAGCAGCCAGTCTATACCCAGCTCTCCCGGCCttaa
- the LOC132860697 gene encoding transcription factor SOX-9-like isoform X2: protein MNLLESYVKMADEQDKCLSDAPSPSMSEDSAASPCESGSGSDTENTRPPSENRLKKDEENENKFPVCIRDAVSQVLKGYDWTLVPMPVRVNGSGKSKPHVKRPMNAFMVWAQAARRKLADQYPHLHNAELSKTLGKLWRLLNEGEKRPFVEEAERLRVQHKKDHPDYKYQPRRRKSVKSGQGEAEDGEHTHISPNAIFKALQRADSPASSMGEVHSPGDHSGQSQGPPTPPTTPKTDVPSVKSDLKREGRTLPEGTGRQLNIDFRDVDIGELSSDVISNMDGFDVNEFDQYLPTHGAQTYSSSGYSMGQTAGTSGHGWMGKQQPQQQPQQHSLTSLGTAGEQGQAQQRPAHIKTEQLSPSHYSEQSQGSPQHVAYGSFNLQHYTAATSTYPSIARTQYDYSDHQGGAASYYNQGSSLYSTFSYMSPAQRPMYTPVADASGVPNVPQTHSPQWEQQPVYTQLSRP from the exons ATGAATCTCCTCGAGTCGTACGTGAAGATGGCCGACGAGCAGGACAAATGTCTCTCCGACGCACCGAGTCCGAGCATGTCGGAAGACTCTGCAGCCTCCCCGTGTGAGTCCGGCTCGGGCTCCGACACCGAGAACACGCGGCCGCCGTCCGAGAACAGGCTGAAGAAAGACGAAGAGAATGAAAACAAGTTTCCTGTGTGCATCCGCGACGCCGTGTCACAGGTGCTCAAAGGCTACGACTGGACGCTCGTGCCAATGCCGGTGCGCGTGAACGGTTCGGGGAAAAGCAAGCCGCACGTGAAGAGGCCCATGAACGCGTTTATGGTGTGGGCGCAGGCGGCACGCAGAAAACTGGCTGATCAGTACCCTCACCTTCATAACGCAGAACTCAGCAAAACCCTGGGCAAACTCTGGCG GCTGCTGAATGAAGGGGAGAAGCGGCCGTTTGTGGAGGAGGCTGAGAGATTGCGAGTGCAGCATAAGAAGGATCATCCAGACTACAAATACCAGCCGCGGCGGAGGAAGAGTGTGAAGAGCGGCCAGGGCGAAGCCGAGGATGGCGAGCATACACATATTTCCCCAAACGCAATCTTTAAAGCCCTACAGAGAGCTGACTCTCCAGCATCCAGCATGGGCGAGGTGCATTCACCCGGAGACCACTCAG GTCAGTCTCAGGGCCCTCCAACTCCCCCCACAACTCCCAAAACAGATGTACCTAGTGTGAAATCAGACCTGAAGCGAGAGGGCCGTACGCTTCCAGAGGGCACGGGTCGCCAGCTCAACATTGACTTCCGTGATGTGGACATTGGTGAGCTGAGCAGCGATGTCATCTCCAACATGGATGGATTCGACGTGAACGAATTTGACCAGTACTTGCCGACACATGGAGCCCAGACCTACTCCTCCTCTGGGTATAGCATGGGCCAGACGGCAGGCACCAGCGGGCATGGCTGGATGGGCAAACAGCAGCCTCAGCAGCAGCCTCAGCAGCACTCTCTGACCTCGCTTGGCACAGCTGGAGAACAGGGTCAGGCCCAGCAGCGCCCAGCACACATCAAAACAGAGCAGCTCAGCCCGAGCCACTACAGTGAGCAGAGCCAGGGTTCACCCCAGCATGTGGCGTACGGTTCCTTCAATCTACAACATTACACTGCCGCCACCTCCACGTACCCATCCATTGCTCGCACTCAGTACGATTACAGCGACCATCAGGGAGGTGCTGCCTCCTACTACAACCAGGGTTCAAGCCTCTACTCCACATTTAGCTACATGAGTCCAGCCCAGAGGCCCATGTACACTCCTGTCGCTGATGCTAGTGGTGTTCCAAATGTGCCTCAGACCCACAGTCCCCAGTGGGAGCAGCAGCCAGTCTATACCCAGCTCTCCCGGCCttaa